The DNA sequence CTACAAGATCCCGCTGCAGATCGCCGGCTACTTCGACACGGCCGCCGGCCGGGTCTTCGACATCAACGTCGGCGTCCTGTACATCCTGGCCATGTCCTCCCTGGGGGTGTACGGCATCGTCCTGGCCGGCTGGGCGTCCAACAGCAAGTACTCCCTGATGGGCGGCCTGCGCGCCTCGGCCCAGATGATCTCCTACGAACTTTCGGCCGGCCTGGCCATCGTGTCGGTGTTCATGCTCTCCGGCACCCTGTCTCTCAACGAGATCGTCGCCCAGCAGTCCGCCTCCAACGGGTTCAACTGGTTTGCCTTCAAGCAGCCGTTGGCGGCGATCATGTTCTTCATCTGCTCCCTGGCCGAGATCAATCGCACCCCCTTCGACCTCCCCGAGGCCGAGACCGAGCTGGTGTCCGGCTTCTGCACCGAGTACTCCAGCATGAAATACGCCATGTTCTTCATGGCTGAATACGCCAACATGGTGACGGTCTGCGCCCTGACCACCACCCTTTTCCTGGGCGGCTGGAACGGCCCGATGGCCGTTGCCGTACCCCTGCTCGGGCCGGTCTATTTCGTGGCCAAGGTCTATATCCTGATGTTCGTCTGCATGTGGATTCGCGCCACGCTGCCCCGCTACCGCTACGACCAGCTCATGCACCTGGGGTGGAAGGTCCTGTTGCCGCTCTCCCTGCTGAACATCGTGGCCACCGGCATCATCGGCTACTTCACAAACTAAGAAGCATACGACACCACGTAATTCCAAGAACAAGGATGGAATCATGAATCCGATTACGCCGATCATAAATGGTCTGAGGATCACCCTGGAACACCTCTTCAAGAAGCCGGTCACCCTGCAGTACCCGGCCGAGCGCCCCAAGGTCGCCCAGCGTTTCAGGGGGCTGCACGCCCTTAATGTCTCCCACGACAAGGCAAAGTGCGTGGCCTGCTACCTCTGTCCCACGGTCTGCCCGGCCAAGTGCATCACGGTCGAGGCGGGCGAGGACGCCAACCACGACAAGTATGCCGCCAGGTATGAGATCGACCTGTTGCGGTGCATCTTCTGCGGCTACTGCGTGGAGGCCTGTCCGGTGGACGCCGTCAAGATGACCGGCGAGTTCGAACTGGCCAACTACCATCGCTCGGACTTTGTCTATGACAAGGAACGCCTCTTAGAAAAGAAATAAAGGAGCAGTGCATGGAAACCCTTTTCTTCCTCATCATCACGCTGGTGGCCATCGTGTCGGCGCTTCTGGTGGTCACCTGCAAGAACCCGATCAACAGCGCCCTGGCGCTGGTCATGACCTTCTTCTGCCTGGCAACCTACTACGTCATGCTGGATGCTCCCTTCATGGCCGCCGTGCAGGTCATGGTGTATGCCGGCGCCATCATGGTCCTGATCGTGTTCACCATCATGCTGCTCAACATCAGGGTTGACGCAACCAAGAGGCACTCCCACAAGATCGTGCTGGGGTCCATCATCGGCTTCTTTACCCTGATCAACACCGCCTTCATCATCATGAGGAGCCGCGTCGCCATGCCCAACGGGCCGCTGACCGGCGAGATGATCCGGCAGCAGGGACACACCGAGCTGATCGGCCGCGAGATGTTCACCACGTTCCTGCTCCCCTTCGAGATCACCTCGATCCTGCTCCTGGTGGCCATCATCGGCGCGGTCATCCTGGCAAAGAAAAAACTCTAACAGAGGGCATATACAATGGAAAACCTGAACAGTTATCTCATCGTGAGCGCCATCCTCTTCTCCATCGGGACCATCGGCGTGCTGACCCGCAAGAATGCCATCGTCATCTTCATGTGCGTCGAACTGATGCTCAATGCGGTCAACCTGACCTTCGTGGCGCTCTCCCGTCACCTGGGCAACCTGGACGGCCAGATCTTCGTGTTCTTCGTCATGACCGTCGCCGCCGCCGAGGCTGCCGTCGGCCTGGCCCTGATGATCGCCTTCTACAACAACAAGGAATCCATCGACGTGGAAGACATCAACATCATGAAGTGGTAGCAGGCCCTCGCATCAACCGGAACGTAGACAACGCTTAACGATTGCATAAAAGGAGTCTTACATGTTTGACAACGTATGGCTGATCCCGCTCTTCCCCTTCATCGGCTTCCTGATCAACGGCCTGTTGGGGAAAAAGATCAAGAACGAGACCGTCATCGGCGGTATCGGCGCACTTGCCGTACTCTGTTCGTTCTTAGTTTCCTGCAAGACCATACTTGCTCTCCTTTCCTTGCCGGGTGAGGAACGGGTGGCCAATGTCAAGGTGTTCACCTGGATCACCTCGGGCAGCTTCAACGCCGACATCGCCTTCCTGATCGATCCGCTCTCCTGCGTGATGATCATGATCGTCACCGGCGTCGGCTTCCTGATCCATGTCTACTCCATCGGTTACATGCACGGTGAGGAAGGGTTCTACCGCTTCTTCGCCTACCTGAACCTGTTCATGTTCTCCATGCTCCTCCTGGTGCTGGGCAACAACCTGCTCCTGATGTTCGTCGGCTGGGAAGGTGTGGGCCTCTGCTCCTACCTCTTGATCGGCTACTACTTCCACAAGAAGTCGGCCGGCGACGCCGGCAAGAAGGCCTTTGTCATGAACCGCGTCGGCGACTTCGGGTTCCTGCTGGGCACCTTCACCCTCTACTGGTACATGGGACAGGCCCACAACGTCTGGACCATCAAGTTCACGGACCTGGCCGCCAACTCCCATCTCCTGCCCACCGGCGGCATCGTCACCGCGATCACCCTCTGTTTCTTCCTGGGGGCGACCGGCAAGTCGGCCCAGATCCCGCTCTACACCTGGCTGCCCGACGCCATGGAAGGCCCGACCCCCGTTTCCGCCCTGATCCATGCCGCCACCATGGTCACCGCCGGTGTCTACATGATCGGCCGCATGAACTACCTGTTCATCCGCTCGCCTGAAACCCTGATGGTCGTCGCCGTGGTCGGCGGCTGTACGGCCCTGTTCGCCGCCACCATCGGCACGGCCCAGAACGATATCAAACGCGTGCTGGCCTACTCCACCGTCTCCCAGCTCGGGTACATGTTCCTGGCCATGGGGACCGGGGCCTTTGCCGCCGGCATCTTCCACCTCATGACCCACGCCTTCTTCAAGGCCTGCCTGTTCCTCGGTTCCGGCGCGGTGATCCACTCCATGCACCACGCCCTGCACCATGCCCACTCCCATGACGACGCCCAGGACATGCGCAACATGGGCGGGTTGCGCTCCAAAATGCCCCTGACCTTCCTGACGTTCCTGCTGGCGACCATCGCCATCGCCGGTATCCCGGGCTTCTCCGGCTTCTTCTCCAAGGACGAGATCCTCTGGCAGGCCTTCTCCAACCCGCACCACGGCCAGTTGAACTACCTGCTGTGGGGGATGGGCGCCGTGGCCGCCGGCCTGACCGCCTTCTACATGTTCCGCCTGGTGTTCATGACCTTCTTCGGCGAATGCCGCATCACCCCCAAGGCCAAGGACCACCTACACGAGTCGCCCATGGTGATCGTCCTCCCCCTGATCGTGCTGGCCGCCCTGTCGGTGGTGGGCGGTTACATCGGCCTGCCCAAGGTGATCGGCGAACTGTTCGGCGGTATCCCCAACTATTTCGAGCACTACCTGGAGCCGGTCTTCAAGTATTCGGAAGAATACATGGCGCAGCACGCGGCCCATGCGGCCGAGCATAGCGCCACCCTGGAGTGGGGCCTGATGGGGCTGTCGGTCCTGGTCGCGCTCGTGGGCATCTCGATCGCGTTCACCATGTACGTCAAGAACACGGAGTTGCCCAAACGGTTCGTGGCCGCGTTCCCGGCTCTGCACCGCGCCGTCTACAACAAGTGGTACATCGACGAACTGTACGACTACCTGTTCGTCAACCCCTGCAAGGCGCTGGGCCGCTTCCTCTGGAAAGGGTTCGACGTGGTGGTGGTGGATGGAGCCGTCAACGGCGTCGCCCATGTGGTGATGGCCTTCAGCGGCGTGTTCCGCTACATGCAGTCCGGCTACATCTACAACTATGCCTGGTCCATGGCCTTCGGTGTGGTGGTGATCTTAGGCTACTACGTCTTCAAGTAATCGACACTTGCAATTTGCATAAAGGAGCATGAATTCATGAGTAACCACCTACTGAGCTTGACGACATTCCTGCCGATACTGGGTGTCTTGCTGCTGCTGTTCATCCCCAGGGACAGCAAGGGGGTGCTGCGGGGCGTCGCCCTGGCGGTGACCGTGGTGACCTTCCTGGTGTCGCTGCCGATCCTGACCGGCTTCCAGTCCAATGCCGAGTTCCAGTTCCTGGAGAACGTACCCTGGATTGCCGCCGGACCATTCGTCATGCGCTACAATGTGGGTATCGACGGCATCAGCCTGTGGCTCGTCATCCTGACCACCTTCATCATGCCGCTGGCCGTGCTTTCCACCTGGACCGCCGTGGAGGAGAAGGTCAAAGAGTACATGATCTGCCTGCTGCTCCTGGAAACCGGCATGCTGGGCGCCTTCATCTCCCTGGACCTGTTCCTCTTCTACATCTTCTGGGAGGTCATGCTGATCCCGATGTACTTCATCATCGGCATCTGGGGCGGCAAGAACAAAATCTACGCGGCCGTCAAGTTCTTCATCTACACCATGGTCGGCTCGCTGCTCATGCTGGTGGCCCTGATCTTCCTCTACTTCAAGGGATTGGATGCCGGCTTCAGCAACTTCGGCCTGCTGCAGTTCTTCGATCTGCGGCTTGACCCGGCGACCCAGACCTGGCTGTTTTTGGCCTTCGCCCTGGCCTTCGCCATCAAGGTCCCCATGTTCCCGCTGCACACCTGGTTACCGGATGCCCATACCGAGGCCCCCACGGCCGGTTCCGTGATCCTGGCCGCCATCCTGCTGAAGATGGGTACCTACGGCTACGTCCGCTTCGCCCTGCCGCTGTTCCCCGATGCCGCCCACCGGTTCACGCCGCTGATCGCCACCCTGGCGGTGATAGGCATCATCTACGCCGCCCTGGTGGCCATGGTGCAGGAGGACGTGAAAAAACTGGTGGCCTACTCCTCGGTGGCTCACCTGGGCTTCGTCATGCTGGGGGTCTTCGCCCTCAATACCCAGGGCATAACCGGCGGCATGCTGCAGATGCTCAACCACGGCGTCTCCACCGGCGCGCTGTTCCTTATCGTCGGCTTCATTTACGAACGCCGGCACACCCGCCTCATCACCGATTTCGGCGGCCTCTCCAAGCAGATGCCGATCTTTGCCACCATCTTCATGATCGTGACCCTCTCCTCCATCGGCCTCCCCGGCACCAACGGGTTCGTGGGAGAGTTCCTGATACTCCTGGGGTCCTTTGAGAGCAGTCTGCGCTGGTGGGCGGTGGTCGCTTCCAGCGGCGTGATCCTCTCGGCCGTCTACATGCTCTGGATGTTCCAGCGGGTCATGTTCGGCGAGCTGGACAACCCCAAAAACCAGACGCTTTCCGACCTGAACGCCCGCGAGATCGCCATCATGGTGCCGCTGCTCGCCCTGATCTTCATCATGGGCGTCTACCCCAACCCGTTCATCGAGAAGATGGACCCGGCCATCCAGAAGCTGGTTGCCCAAACCAAGCCTCTCGGGATGTCGGCCCGGCAGATGCCGGCCATGCAGGGGCTGCCCGTCGGGCATCCGGCGATACCCGGCATGGCTGTACCGGCTGTACCGGCAGTTGAACAGGCCGCACCGGCTGTTGCCGATCCGAATGAAGTCAAGTAACAAAACGAGTCAACCGACCGGAGGATTTCTTAGATGGACATGATTACTATTCCAGCCGTCAACATGACCCCAATCCTGCCGGAGATATTCCTCTCCGTGCTTGCCATGGCCCTGCTTCTGATCAACGTCTTCATTCCCAGCGGCCAGAAGTCCTACCTGGGGTACATCAGTTTCGTCGGCGTCGTGGCGGCAGGGGTTCTGGTGGGCGCCGGTTGGGGCGTGCCGGTTGAGAGCTTCAGCGGCTCGGTTGTCCAGGATAACTTCGCCACCTTCTTCAAGATGATCTTCCTGGTCTCGGCCGGTCTGGCGATCCTGATCTCCGACCAGTACATGGAGCGGGAAGGGTGCAACCACGGCGAGCTCTACCCCCTGATCCTCTTCACCGTGGTGGGGATGATGCTCATGGCGGCGGGAACCGACCTGATGACCATCTTCCTGGGGCTGGAGGTCATGTCGGTGGCCCTGTACGTCTTGGCCGGCTTCAACCGCGCCAGCCTGAAATCCAACGAGGCCGGGCTCAAGTACTTCCTGTTGGGGTGCTTTTCCACCGGGTTCCTGCTCTACGGCATGGCCCTGACCTACGGCGCCACCGGCACCACCCGCATCGCCAAGATCGCCGCCATCGTGGGGCAGATGACGGTGCCTTCCGCCAATATCATGCTGGTGGCCGGCATGCTGCTGATGCTCACCGGCTTTGCCTTCAAGGTGGCGGCCGCGCCGTTCCACATGTGGACCCCCGATGTCTACGAGGGGGCTCCGACCCCCATGACCGCCTTCATGTCGGCCGGCCCCAAGGCCGCCGGCTTCGCAGCCCTCCTGCGGATCTTCCTGGTGGCCCTGCCCACCTTGCAGGTCGAATGGAGCCAGCTCCTGTGGGTGTTGGCCGTATTGACCATGACGGTCGGCAACATCACCGCCTTGCGCCAGGATAACATCAAACGCATGCTGGCCTATTCGTCCATCGCCCACGCCGGCTATGCCCTGGTCGGTTTCGCCGCCGGCAACGGCACCGGCGCCGCGGGTATCCTGTTCTACATGCTCTCCTACGCCTTCATGAACATCGGCGCCTTTGCCGTGATCATCCTGATCGGCAAAAAGGGTGAAGCAAACGGAACGGTCATGGATTTTGCCGGCCTCGGCTTCAAACAGCCCGCCCTGGCGGTGGCCATGTCCGTGTTCCTCTTCTCCCTGGCCGGTATCCCCCCCACGGCCGGCTTCATCGGGAAGTTCTATCTGTTCTCCAGCGCCGTCCAGAAGGGGTACATCTGGCTGGCCGTGATCGGCGTTCTCAACAGCGCCGCCTCGGTGTATTACTATCTGCGCGTGATGGTCTACATGTATATGAAGGAGCCGGCCGAGGATTTCGAGTGGACCCGGGTCACCCCGCCCATCGCGCTCTCGCTGCTCATCTCCGTGGCCGGCACGCTGATCCCCGGTATCGTGCCGTCGGTCATCCTCCAGTTCGCCGAGCAGGCGGTCAAACTGATCTGATTGCCGGTTGCAGTCACGAAAAGGAAAAGGGCGGCCCCGCATTGCGGGGCCGCCCTTTTTTTCGTTGCACAGGCTGATTCCGTGTCGCCTTCACGGCTACTCTCGCTTACCACGTCGCCGTTACGGGTGCCGGTCGTGTCGGCATCGTGACGGCGGGGCATGGTGCCGCATGGAGGGCGCTGGCCCCAGGCATGCCGCTCGCGGTGCTCCGGATTCAGAACAGCAAACGGGGTATCAGTGGAAGGTGGGGGTCTTCTCCTGAATAAGGACGTAGGGACTGACGATCAGCATGGAAAACTTCTTGTGGCGATTGCTGTCCCAGGCGTGGATCTGGGACTCGGACGGTTTGCCGATCATGCCGGTGCTGATCCAGTCGGCAATGACTTCCGTATCGTCGCCGGCCACCCGCAGAGCGGCATCGGCCAGATCGAGGCTGTCGTTGACGAGGATGATGCCGCCGCGCTCCAGGTGGGCGCGCAGCCAGTCCCATTCCGCCTCGTCGATGGACAGCGCCAGTTCCTCTTTGCTCAGTACCATTGGATGCCCTTTCCCCCGCGCCGTTCGTGCACGGCACGAGGTGTGTCGTACGTCAGTGATCGTTTACTTGTATCAGGCTACGCAGATAAAGTCGAGCCCTTCCCGCAGTCCCAGGGGGTGGACCAGGCGCCTGAACTCCTCGCGGGCGCCGCGAACGCCGATGGCGACCAGCATCTTCTCCCCGGACAGGCACAATTGGTGCGGGTGGATGACCGGCGCACCGTGCAACTGGCGTCCTATCTTGCGGGGGTCCACATCGAGCCAGCAAGATACCCCGATACCCTCCGCCGCCAGCAGGCGCTGCCAGGCACGCCCTTCCAGGCCCGCTCCCGCCATGACGACGCTTTTCCGGCCGGCCAGAAAGCCGGGCAGGAGGTGATGGAGTTTGCAGGCGCGGAAGGCGGTGGCGGCATACTCCGCCTTGATGCGGGTCGCCCGCTCGGGGTGGTCGCGCCAGAAGAAGAGCGGCTGCGCCAGGCGCGCAAAACGGACGCCGGCAGCGGCCATGCGCAGCCAGAGATCGTAGTCCTCGGGCCAGCCGCAGTCGCGATACCCCCCCACACCGACCAACAGGTCGCGGCGCATCATGACGCTGGGGTGCACAAAGGGGGACTCCACGAACAGGTCGCGCATGATGATCTCGTGGTCGCGGAGCCCGTTCTGCCACGCCTCATAGGCCAGCATGCCCTGCTTGAGGGCAGGGCGCGGGAAGTGGCGGAAGGCGCAGGCCACAAGCCCGATCCCCGGCTCGGCAGCCAGCAGGTCTGCCTGCAGCTCCAGACGGCGGGGGTGGGCAACGTCGTCCCCGTCCATGCGGGCGATGAGCGGGGCGCGGCAGGCGGCCAACCCCTCGTTGAGCGCCGCGACCAGACCGCCACCCCCACATCGTTTCGCACGTACGCGCGGGTCGCGGCGGGCGGCGGCAGCGAGCAGGGCGGGGGTCGCGTCGGTCGAGCCGTCGTCCATGACGACCAGTTCCCAATCGGGCAGGGTCTGCCGGAACAGCGAGTCGAGGGCGGCCGACAGGTACCGGGCCTCGTTGCGCACCGGCATGAGCAGGGAAACGCGGGGTGGCCGGCTCACGGGGGTCAATGGAAGTTCTGCCAGATGAGTTTGGCCGTGATGACCAGAACCATGGTGACGAAGACCGGGCGGATGAAGCGCGTCCCCTTGCGCACCACCATGCGGGCGCCGATGCGGGCGCCGACGAACTGGCCGACCCCCATGACCAGGCCTTCCCGCCAGAGCACGGAACCGCCGCAGATGAACAGGACCAGGGACGCCACATTGCTGGTGAAATTCATCACCTTGGTATAGCCAGTGGCCCGGGTCATGGTGAACCCCAGGCCGAGCATGAGCGCCATCACCCAGAACGATCCGGTGCCCGGCCCCAGGAAACCGTCGTAAAAGCCCAGGACCAGGCCGGCCGCAAAGAAGAAGGGGCCCGGTTTCACGCGGGGGCGGATCTCTTCGTACCCCAGGCGGGGGGTCAGCAGGGTGTAGAGCACAATGGCGACCAGCAGCCAGGGGATGACGTGGCGCAGGAGCGCGGGGTCGAGCAACTGCACCGTAATGGTGCCGAGGGCGGCTCCAATGGCGGTATAGGCGATCCCGGTCCGGCAATCGTTCAAGCGCACCGTGCCCGAACGGACAAAGGTCAGCATGGCGCTGCCCGAGCCAAAGCTCGCCTGGAGCTTGTTGGTGCCGAGGGCGGCCTGGGGCGGCAGGCCGACGCCCAGCAGCACCGGAATCGTGATCAGCCCGCCGCCGCCGGCAATGGCGTCCACCAGCCCGGCGACAAGGCCGGTGAGGAAGAGGAGGGGCAAGAGGAGTAACGCAGGCATAGGGTATCGTCTCTGATTCTCGAAGTGATGGCGGCCGGCAGGGGTGCAGGTTTCGCCGGGGTGCGAAGCCGCACGGAACCATTCTCGCGATTCCGCGCCGATTGTCAAGCTATTCTGCCGTCGGGGTGTGCCGGTCTGGCGTGTTGGTGGAGGGGAAAAAAGAGCGGCGCGCCGTGGGGCGCGCCGCTAAGGAACGACAAAAGTGCTGGAGGACAGCGCTAGTTGAACTGCCGGACGATGTCGGGGACCGCCTGCTGCATGATCTCGCCGAGCGCGCCCTGAAACAGTTGTTGCGGCAGTACGTCACGGTCCTTGATGGCCACGTCGGACAGTTTGGAGTGATACTCGGACCGCTTGACGACCTGTCCGTTATTCCACAGTTCCACCTTCACCACCAGGTTGCACGACGCTTCGAGCTTGGGCAGGGAGGCCACCTCGTTCAGGGCCACGGTGACGGCGGTCAGGACGATAACCCTGCCCTGGCCCTCTTTCCGCGATTCCGTCTGGTCCACCCGGTAGCCTGCGGCGGAAAGTTCACGCTTCATGGCGTCGGCGATCACGCTTTGGGGCGAATAATCGCTGATCACATCGCCCCGTACGGCGCCGTCGCTATCCTTAATCTGACCCAATACCCAGCGTATGGCGGGATTGGAAGCCTGTTGCTCCTGGTGCGCGGCCTCCGCGACCAGGGTCACCTGCCCGCTGCCGCCGCGATACACGGCCAACGGGTTGTACAGTACATCGACCTTGTGGGCGGTCGGCATGCAGCCGGTCAGCACGAGTGCCGCCGCCAGGCCGGGCAAAATAAATTTGGACAGTACCTTGTTCATGGGGTCCCTCAGAGCGCCCGAAGTGTGACCCCCGGGCGCCGGTTGTCAGGGGGTTGCTATGACAAAATCGTCACGACGGTTTTTGGCCCAGGCCGCCTCGTCATGTCCAGCCACCGCCGGGCGTTCCTTGCCGTAGCTCACGACCGAAAGCCGGTCCGCAGGCACGCCCATGGTCACCAGGTATTTCAGGGCGGAGTTGGCGCGCCGCTCACCCAGGGCCAGATTGTATTCCGCAGAGCCGCGGTCATCGCAGTTCCCTTCGATCTTTATCTTTGCGTTGGGTTGCGCTTTCAGCATGGTAGCGGCATTCTTGCTCAGGACATCGCGAGCCGCCTGGCTGAGGTCGGACTGGTCGAAATTGAAGTAAATCGTCTCAAAGCTGGTCTGCTGTGCCGTTGCCTTCGCGGACTGGCCTGCGTTCTGCTTGGCCTGTTCAGCCGCTTTTTGCGCAGCCTGGTTCCGGGCGGCGTCGGATGCGTTCGCCTTTGCCGCTGCCGGGGCTGCCGGTTTGGCTGCCTCGGTCTTCTGAGCGATCGGCTCATCGCTCTTTACGACCTCTTTGTTTGCGCAACCAGCGATCATGAACACGGACACACAACAGGCCATCATTGTAGTTCCTACAACGGGTTTCATTGTCTTCTCCTTTTGGAATGGTGAATGTTTCTAGTACACATTATTTTAACTGATTATATTTGTATACTAACTAATAAGTCAATCAGATATTTAAAGAAATGTGCACCGCTTGACGGGTGGGAGCGTCGAAGGGGCCTGTGCCGGCGATGCCGTCCTGATGGCTTGCGGCAAAATGACCGTTTCGGAAAGCGATGCAATCGATCCCGCCCGGAAGGATCGCGGTGCAACGTGTCCCTCCTTTCCGCCGGCTTCATCTGTTGCCATTCGATTTTGCCAGTGCTATAAATAGAAATGAATGAAAATCGTAAAATGATAAATAGTCCTTATTGATTCCATGGCCATATCGTTTCGACAACTGGAAATATTCGAGAAGGTCGCCCAGACCGGGCATGTCACCCGGGCAGGGGAAGAGCTTCTGTTGACCCAATCGGCCATCAGTATGGCCGTGTCGCAGCTT is a window from the Oryzomonas sagensis genome containing:
- a CDS encoding NADH-quinone oxidoreductase subunit M — encoded protein: MSNHLLSLTTFLPILGVLLLLFIPRDSKGVLRGVALAVTVVTFLVSLPILTGFQSNAEFQFLENVPWIAAGPFVMRYNVGIDGISLWLVILTTFIMPLAVLSTWTAVEEKVKEYMICLLLLETGMLGAFISLDLFLFYIFWEVMLIPMYFIIGIWGGKNKIYAAVKFFIYTMVGSLLMLVALIFLYFKGLDAGFSNFGLLQFFDLRLDPATQTWLFLAFALAFAIKVPMFPLHTWLPDAHTEAPTAGSVILAAILLKMGTYGYVRFALPLFPDAAHRFTPLIATLAVIGIIYAALVAMVQEDVKKLVAYSSVAHLGFVMLGVFALNTQGITGGMLQMLNHGVSTGALFLIVGFIYERRHTRLITDFGGLSKQMPIFATIFMIVTLSSIGLPGTNGFVGEFLILLGSFESSLRWWAVVASSGVILSAVYMLWMFQRVMFGELDNPKNQTLSDLNAREIAIMVPLLALIFIMGVYPNPFIEKMDPAIQKLVAQTKPLGMSARQMPAMQGLPVGHPAIPGMAVPAVPAVEQAAPAVADPNEVK
- a CDS encoding glycosyltransferase, whose protein sequence is MSRPPRVSLLMPVRNEARYLSAALDSLFRQTLPDWELVVMDDGSTDATPALLAAAARRDPRVRAKRCGGGGLVAALNEGLAACRAPLIARMDGDDVAHPRRLELQADLLAAEPGIGLVACAFRHFPRPALKQGMLAYEAWQNGLRDHEIIMRDLFVESPFVHPSVMMRRDLLVGVGGYRDCGWPEDYDLWLRMAAAGVRFARLAQPLFFWRDHPERATRIKAEYAATAFRACKLHHLLPGFLAGRKSVVMAGAGLEGRAWQRLLAAEGIGVSCWLDVDPRKIGRQLHGAPVIHPHQLCLSGEKMLVAIGVRGAREEFRRLVHPLGLREGLDFICVA
- a CDS encoding DUF2288 domain-containing protein, producing the protein MVLSKEELALSIDEAEWDWLRAHLERGGIILVNDSLDLADAALRVAGDDTEVIADWISTGMIGKPSESQIHAWDSNRHKKFSMLIVSPYVLIQEKTPTFH
- a CDS encoding TSUP family transporter; amino-acid sequence: MPALLLLPLLFLTGLVAGLVDAIAGGGGLITIPVLLGVGLPPQAALGTNKLQASFGSGSAMLTFVRSGTVRLNDCRTGIAYTAIGAALGTITVQLLDPALLRHVIPWLLVAIVLYTLLTPRLGYEEIRPRVKPGPFFFAAGLVLGFYDGFLGPGTGSFWVMALMLGLGFTMTRATGYTKVMNFTSNVASLVLFICGGSVLWREGLVMGVGQFVGARIGARMVVRKGTRFIRPVFVTMVLVITAKLIWQNFH
- the nuoI gene encoding NADH-quinone oxidoreductase subunit NuoI, encoding MNPITPIINGLRITLEHLFKKPVTLQYPAERPKVAQRFRGLHALNVSHDKAKCVACYLCPTVCPAKCITVEAGEDANHDKYAARYEIDLLRCIFCGYCVEACPVDAVKMTGEFELANYHRSDFVYDKERLLEKK
- a CDS encoding NADH-quinone oxidoreductase subunit N, producing the protein MDMITIPAVNMTPILPEIFLSVLAMALLLINVFIPSGQKSYLGYISFVGVVAAGVLVGAGWGVPVESFSGSVVQDNFATFFKMIFLVSAGLAILISDQYMEREGCNHGELYPLILFTVVGMMLMAAGTDLMTIFLGLEVMSVALYVLAGFNRASLKSNEAGLKYFLLGCFSTGFLLYGMALTYGATGTTRIAKIAAIVGQMTVPSANIMLVAGMLLMLTGFAFKVAAAPFHMWTPDVYEGAPTPMTAFMSAGPKAAGFAALLRIFLVALPTLQVEWSQLLWVLAVLTMTVGNITALRQDNIKRMLAYSSIAHAGYALVGFAAGNGTGAAGILFYMLSYAFMNIGAFAVIILIGKKGEANGTVMDFAGLGFKQPALAVAMSVFLFSLAGIPPTAGFIGKFYLFSSAVQKGYIWLAVIGVLNSAASVYYYLRVMVYMYMKEPAEDFEWTRVTPPIALSLLISVAGTLIPGIVPSVILQFAEQAVKLI
- the nuoH gene encoding NADH-quinone oxidoreductase subunit NuoH, with translation MGIEILGLPMMYYVAMVAKVLVAFVFVLLTVAYATYAERKIIGHMQVRLGPMRTGWHGLLQPIADGVKLFFKEEIIPSEASTFAYLLAPLVALIPAFITFAVIPFGGVIEVSGYKIPLQIAGYFDTAAGRVFDINVGVLYILAMSSLGVYGIVLAGWASNSKYSLMGGLRASAQMISYELSAGLAIVSVFMLSGTLSLNEIVAQQSASNGFNWFAFKQPLAAIMFFICSLAEINRTPFDLPEAETELVSGFCTEYSSMKYAMFFMAEYANMVTVCALTTTLFLGGWNGPMAVAVPLLGPVYFVAKVYILMFVCMWIRATLPRYRYDQLMHLGWKVLLPLSLLNIVATGIIGYFTN
- the nuoK gene encoding NADH-quinone oxidoreductase subunit NuoK, with the protein product MENLNSYLIVSAILFSIGTIGVLTRKNAIVIFMCVELMLNAVNLTFVALSRHLGNLDGQIFVFFVMTVAAAEAAVGLALMIAFYNNKESIDVEDINIMKW
- a CDS encoding NADH-quinone oxidoreductase subunit J, coding for METLFFLIITLVAIVSALLVVTCKNPINSALALVMTFFCLATYYVMLDAPFMAAVQVMVYAGAIMVLIVFTIMLLNIRVDATKRHSHKIVLGSIIGFFTLINTAFIIMRSRVAMPNGPLTGEMIRQQGHTELIGREMFTTFLLPFEITSILLLVAIIGAVILAKKKL
- the pal gene encoding peptidoglycan-associated lipoprotein Pal, which gives rise to MKPVVGTTMMACCVSVFMIAGCANKEVVKSDEPIAQKTEAAKPAAPAAAKANASDAARNQAAQKAAEQAKQNAGQSAKATAQQTSFETIYFNFDQSDLSQAARDVLSKNAATMLKAQPNAKIKIEGNCDDRGSAEYNLALGERRANSALKYLVTMGVPADRLSVVSYGKERPAVAGHDEAAWAKNRRDDFVIATP
- the nuoL gene encoding NADH-quinone oxidoreductase subunit L; amino-acid sequence: MFDNVWLIPLFPFIGFLINGLLGKKIKNETVIGGIGALAVLCSFLVSCKTILALLSLPGEERVANVKVFTWITSGSFNADIAFLIDPLSCVMIMIVTGVGFLIHVYSIGYMHGEEGFYRFFAYLNLFMFSMLLLVLGNNLLLMFVGWEGVGLCSYLLIGYYFHKKSAGDAGKKAFVMNRVGDFGFLLGTFTLYWYMGQAHNVWTIKFTDLAANSHLLPTGGIVTAITLCFFLGATGKSAQIPLYTWLPDAMEGPTPVSALIHAATMVTAGVYMIGRMNYLFIRSPETLMVVAVVGGCTALFAATIGTAQNDIKRVLAYSTVSQLGYMFLAMGTGAFAAGIFHLMTHAFFKACLFLGSGAVIHSMHHALHHAHSHDDAQDMRNMGGLRSKMPLTFLTFLLATIAIAGIPGFSGFFSKDEILWQAFSNPHHGQLNYLLWGMGAVAAGLTAFYMFRLVFMTFFGECRITPKAKDHLHESPMVIVLPLIVLAALSVVGGYIGLPKVIGELFGGIPNYFEHYLEPVFKYSEEYMAQHAAHAAEHSATLEWGLMGLSVLVALVGISIAFTMYVKNTELPKRFVAAFPALHRAVYNKWYIDELYDYLFVNPCKALGRFLWKGFDVVVVDGAVNGVAHVVMAFSGVFRYMQSGYIYNYAWSMAFGVVVILGYYVFK